The nucleotide window TGTTGGCTACTCTATGGTCTGACACATGGCGGTGCCCACATGAAGGACATTAAGACCACAAAGTCTCTGCAATAGTTGTCTGTCTTGGCACTAATGACTTAATATATCGTCAGAGAACCTCAAGTAAGGCTTTATACACCTCGTGGGCAGCCACTGGAAAGCAGTGACCTGCTGTTGTACCCCCTTTTATTTAGTAATGTAAAGTTCAGCTGTTCAGAGTTCAATGGCACATCTGGTTCAAGAACTAATGCATTATTAAAGAAATTCCCTTTGTTGTACTACAACCTGTCATTCCTCAACTGCTCTGAACTTTTTCAAGCGAAATTGCCTTCACCGAAACCACTGGGATTCACATAATCTGTCCACAGGCACTGAACTAACCCTTCACTCTTGTGGGATTTCTGTTCACTCCCACTCTATTACAGAGACAGCTGTTTTCGTTACCATTGCTACTAGGCAAAATTTCACAATACCAGTGtagccaggtctctcttggaaatgagattttaaatctcaatgagatttttacctgaataaataaaggactaataaaaaaaaaaaaaaacactgttaaGTCATCTAATTTAGGGTAGTGTGTTACTGGAACACACTGGATCTGGTTTTTACTCTTGGTGTATCTATAAACTCCCTGCATATGTCTGATCTGCTGTCTaatcaattcaatttaaaaccccaacaatcatatcaccccctatgagcaagcactctggcgacagtgggaaggaaaaacttccttgtGGTGGCTGCAGCACAGTGTGCCAGGTTACAAAAATCGAGAGGTGCACAACCAGCAGACACACCACAAAGATTGTGTCACAACAAAAATCAGTGTGAGACATGGTGAGCATAATCGACCCATTAAGGCACAACCCCCACtagggtttaaatacctgggactctccaccatttgctTTGGCGAGTTCTAAGTGAGTGGTAACAAGATCTTGCTAATTTTCAGAGGGTATACACACCATGTTACGGTCATAAAAACCTGAATGTGAGCAGAGCAGCAGTTTGAAATTGACTGGTTAAAATGCAGTCGTAATAGTCCCCATATACTCATCATCTcatgttgttttattgtttgtcaGAAACATTAAATATGTAAGTCAGAGGAACTTTAAGAGACACTAAGCAGAGACAAGATAAATATGACTTCGACTTTTGGAAGAATTCAAGTCTGATATGTCATTTATCATGCTTCATACAGCATACAACTGCTTTATTTAACACAGTCACACACTTGACAGTTAACTCACACCTATGATCTCAtagagggcttttttttttcctgccaggGGAAGAGCCTGGACCGAACCACTGACTTTCCCAGTATATAATCTCATTTGCCTCAGTATTCCAGTGTTTTAACTTCATAATTggacatatttttatttatgaacAAATGTCATTTATTATTCTTTGAGGTTTACATTTGGTGATAATTTCAATTACTCTTGATACTTGGAACCACAACTAAAATTGCAGCTTGCACTCTCAATTATTAACACTCAGTTGATACAGAAAATGACATAAAAGCTGACATTCAATCTGTACAGGTTGCAGAGACATGTCAATTGGCTGTTCAACGGCTAGAATGGCTTCAGAGTGGAGGAGAGAAAACGTTGCAGGACGGACACACAGATAAAAACCCCTACTGCTCTGTAGACCCAGCCCCTCCAGCGGCAAGGAAGAGCGTGCCAGAGCTGCGCTCCGCACTGTTGGATGAAAGCCTGCCACTTTTTGACCGCTACCGTGCCATGTTTGCCCTGCGTAACCTTGGCACTGAGGAGGCTGTGTTGGCACTAGGAGATGGTAAGGTCCAACTTCATGGTAAACAATTATGTGAACATTTATTTCACTCAGCAGTCATCGTTAATCTCATAATACTACATGCAAACCATGGTTCTAGATCACTCTCAAGGAACTTGAAGATGTCGTTACTGAGCACCTAATaaaatatatgcatatatgAAAGTCAGTAACTGTAAATCCTTGTGAAGTATAAAAATAAGTATGTAGAACTACGCAGGTGGAAAGTAATATGTGCATCCTATTCTGTTTGCCTCCAGGCCTGCAATGCTCCAGTGCTCTGTTCCGTCATGAGATTGGCTATGTTCTGGGGCAGATGCAGCATCCAGCAGCAGTCCCAGCCCTCCGTGCAGCTTTGGAGCGTTCCAACGAGAACCCCATGGTCCGGCACGAGGCAGCGGAGGCTTTAGGTTCTATTGGCAAAGACGAGTGTCTGGCCGTGCTGCAGCGTTACCGTGAAGACCAAGAACGTGTTGTCAAGGAAAGCTGTGAGGTTGCACTTGACATGTTGGAGTATGAAAACAGTGGACAGTTCCAGTATGCAGATGGATTGGTCAGGTTACAGGGTTAATTATTTAGGTCAGTACTGAGGTCACCTTGTGTTTAAACGTAATTAAACACAATTTCTTGTTAACAGTAATATTTTCTGTACTTCAGTATAGCTAAGTTGAAAaccaaatatatttaaaaaataaagggtGGAACATGGATAATATAGGGTCATCCACCCTAATACCCTGTGCCTTTGACCAGCTGCTGCTCTTGCCCCATCATTCAGCTGCTCCTTCAAATCATCCCCAAGTACAAATATGGAGGAGAAGCTGCCCAGCCAACAGCAACCTTGGGAAATGTGCACAGAAGCAATGGATTGAGTAACGAAGGACTGCTCTAACAACCAGCCAGCCTCTGTTGTATGGCACCAGAAGCAGACTGGTGATCAGGAGATGAATGAGTGTGGTTTGTTGGGTCCTAAATTTTAAAGCCAAAGTAATCAACTCTATCCAGCTTGCAtattaagttgttttttgtttttttttttatgtccaaCTAAAAATCAACCCACTCAAAAAGATCATCTGGAAAAGAGCAGAGTTAGTTTATTGAATGGAGTCATATAAACGATAAAATGGACTGTCACAACCAACAGATCAGCAGGACAACACAAAGCAGTGCAACCCCAGAATATAGAGCCTTCCGCATATTCACGTGGAAAAGACAAAACGACACAgaagagaaggaaaaacaagaaaatgggGCAGAAAAGAGTGGCAAAGAGAGAGCGAACCCTCCTGGACCCTCTGTTTTATTGAGTAAGGACCCTCTGCTCAATCTGAATTCATCCTGCGTTGTGGCTGTACAGTTTGATGCAAAGTCCTCATTCTAAACTGTCTGCTACAAGCAGTCCTGTGAGGTAGACCTTGATTTGTCATGCTTCTCTTGGTACTTTGCTCCTAAATTACCATGGAGCACAGCTTgcagtttaaatgtaaattttttttgttatttacagtcaactgtataaaattaaaatgatctTACATACTAATGTCTCTCCTGAGTTTCACTAAGTCTTTCTTCCCTCAAGTCCTGCAACTCAAATTCTCATAACTGCTTGTGGTTTTGCACATCAGATAATTAAAGCTTTATATGTAAGCATCAGTAAGGAAGCAATAAAGTACAGACTTACCAGTATCACCAAATCTGGATTACTATTTACAGGGATTCAGGGGTTACCAAGTTCATGCCAAATAAAGAATCCTTATTAACACGCCTGTCAGTGTAGTCCAGAgtaggtccataaagacatggatgagtgagTCAAATTTGTCCAAACTGTAGAGATTTAAAGTGGATTATATAGACTAGGTGTCTTAAAATAGACCACATACTTGCAGTAAAACAGCCATGTaggctttaaaaaataaaaatacaactcaaaatattttatacataaaATAGATAATATAATGTATATATGAAATGCTTATGTTTTATATTCAATCGGTcacatttgtttttgatttttatctaaatatttaaaatgtaccTATTGAactttcagggtttttttattctttataatAATTCTTAATAAttaaacaataagaaaaagaagtccgATGTCTTGTATTCATTATGACGGTATTGTTGTGATTTTCCAAACACATCCTGGTATCGGATAGCAAAGGAAAGCAGTGGTGTCGCACATCAATGACCGCCAGGGTGCATCCGCGAGCCTAGCAACCAGAGCCCTCTGTTAGCGAGCGCTACGTTTCAGTAACCATAGCAACCCTTGGAGTTTCTATACGGCGGTACATTGAGAAAGCCGTAAGACAAAAATTTTGGAAGTCTTTTCCACGCTTGTATAACCCGTTACTCTGTCCATACCTCAGACGTAGTTGACGAACGATGGACGGAAAAGAGAGAGTGCAGTCAGCTGCCGCGTTCAAGTCTTATATGTTGAAAAACAGCACGAAAAGCAACCTGAACCTGTAAGTTACCTTTTTATAGTACTAGTTAGTATCTGATGCTCTCATGACCTACTTGTCTGTTTGTTaattaatttcatttagaaaaaaaaaatgctatacaAAGTAAAGCTAATACAACATTGCTTCACCGGTTGTGATTCAGTTACATATCAAAAGGGGTGGGAAAAAGTGcacacttatttaatcccacccctttgCAATAAATTATCGATCAATATTTAATCAGCTTCCTTACTGATGTAATATAAGAAcatatttataatataatatgatatataCACCACATCGTATCATTATGTTTTGTGATTCCATAGCTTTGCCTCCACATTACAAGACCAGTGCCTCCAGTTTTGAAAAGTTAGCTGTACAATGCAATAAGCATGAATAACCTTTCCTAAAAAGAGACATTCACTTAATTTCAACATTCTCCCTTTCTTTATAACTCCTTTGCTTAATTCGATGTTATTTGATCTGTGATCCAAATGTAATTAATAACACATCAGCAAAAATGTTCGAAACATGTTAAAGCTGTATTGGCACCAGGGCATTATCAGGCTATGGATAAGATTTTGTAATGCTATCCGTAGCTGTATAACCCCTAGATCTAGTTCATTCTGATTTCACTGAGTTTCATTCCCTTTCGTGACCTGTTTGACTTGGTCTCTGTGTATCCTCCCCAGCAATCCCCTGTGTGTAGTATGTTATGTCTGGTTGCGAaagtttttgtctctgtcttgtctgcatgtctctctccctctttccctgtcattctctctctTGCTCGCTCTCTGTCTTCACTTTCTTCGTGTTTGTCTTCCTAGTCTTGTCTCTGTGTCGTCTCCCTGCATTCCCTTTATTTAGTCAGTCTTGTCTCTGTTTGTTTCCCCTGTCTTCCTGTGTCTGGCCTCTTGTCTGTTTGctgctttattttgatagtctccgGTGTCATGTGTATCATATTCAGTGTTGCTTTCCTTGTCTCTACAGCAAAGAACATTACTAATGAATACTGGTTTTACAGAACCTTAAACACACTTTTATAAGTTAATATAGATCTTAATCATCAATTTGTAATGCCGTTATACAATAACGTTCTGCATTCTTCAGTTTCTCCTCCCCTTTCATAAAGGATGGTCCAGTATGCTATGCAGAGGACGCAAGCATTAaagcactgaagcttctttCCTTAGTATTTGAAGAATACTATTATGTCCTCCATGCAGATACTTCCATATCACGTCTGTTAGTTAGGAACCTTCCTAAGCAAAATCGACTATTCGAACGCACATTGTGTTTCTGTATGGGTGTGTGTTAGTTCCtgtattatttctttatttcctgtCTCGTTAATTGCAATTTGTTTGCAGCTATCTTTCCTGATGTTTACCACCTCCCTAATTACttactgtgtgtatatattttctcagttttccaTCATCTGATGATCTCTGATGATCCCTCGGGATAAAACCCCCATAGATGGTGGTCTCATTAGTAGATGTATGCTCACGGcatcctgagccacagccactgGAACTGGTGTCTGTGACTTATTCAGTGACACAAGAGCTTCTTTTTCACACTAATTAAAGGTCCTGGCTACATTTTTGCATGTTAACTAGTGTTGTGCTGCCCGTATGAGTTGCCAGGGGAAATGCACCTTTAGAGGTGAGAACTTCAAAACTGTTGCAAGATCAAATTTTGCAACATTTAAAGATGCAGTacaaaaaaaaggcagtttagaTGAAATAATGCAGCAATACAACAGAATAATCTCATGACAAACCTTTGAAAATAATGTCTTGTGGAACCATATGGTATCTGTGTATTAATATGTGTGCTAATATGTACAACTAAGATTTCTAGGTTGATATGTACTAAACTGTGTAACTGATGTTCTAGTTATGACCACCTCACTCGCTTGTTGATGAAGTTGATGGATGAGCAGCCACATAATGCAGTGGATGTGATAGAGGATATGAGCAGTGATGTAAAACGGGGTTTGTTAGAAGAGATGCAGAGCACTCTGCAAGATCTTCCAGAGACTACAGCTGATGCGGAGCTGGCTGAGCAACAGCGCCTGCTCTTTACTCGCCCAAAAGATGTGGATCATGAGGAGGAACTGGTATTGACCACACACACCTACACTGTCTGTTCTACAACTTTTATATACAGCAATCTGTCCCTTTGTTAAATGCTAAGGTGATGGATATGAGATTAGGTTGTGgatcagttcaattcagttttatttatatagtgtcaaatcacaacaacagttgcctcaaggcgctttatattgtaaggtagatcctacagcaatacagagaaaaaagagaaaaccccaacaatcatatgacctcctATGAATAAGTGCCTTGGCGGCAGTGAGAaggaaaatctcagttttaacaggaagaaaccttgaGCAGAAACAGGCTCAGGAAGGGATGGCCATCTGTCATGACTGGTGTTGGATGAGGTGAGGAAGACGGAatcaaagacatgctgtggaagagagccagagattattaataactaataattaaatgcagagtgctgtataaacacatattgagtgaaaaaggtgaccaAAGAAGACTAACACTAAGGGAGGATTGtgatcacctgatccagccctaactatatactTTATCAAAATGGAGAGTAGAGAAGAAGTCAGGCAAATATATATGGCTGTGTCTGCCTGAAGTGGAATGTTTGGAAGAGTAAAGTCTAACCTTTATCCACCCACCCATTTAAAGCAATACAACTGTTTGTAAACCTATCAACTTACCTTTAGATGACAAGATGTTCACCTGTGGGTGTTCACAACATATGTTTAGGGTAAAATAATCACTGATTTGCAGATTAAGAATATGTCCAAATGATCAGGTCAACACTGATTTCTATTAGCTTTCTATAATACGTATGGCCTTCATGTTTGGTGCTGTTTATGTGGGTTGTGAAAGCAGATATTCCAGTGTGTGGTTGTACTAAATTTCAGTATTAGTGGCTACTATTGCACCTCCTAAACACATACTACTGTACCAACTATAGTACTACCGTATGTTACACAGATATAACTGCAGGGAGACAGACAAAAGCAGCAAGTGTGCTGAATTACATTATATGTGAGTGCACACTACACTGTGATAGCATTGGTGTCAGGTCTGGTGACTTATTGCATGCTGTTGTTCTGCTTGAACTTATCTGAGGTGAATTTCACACATGGTAGTAGTCCAGTCCAGTGGTGTAAGCTTGTTTGACACCCTTATCCACCTCCTACAGCTACACAAGCCCAGGGTCCTTCTCCATCTGCTTGCCATGGGTAAGCAGCTCTTCTGGGTATGGTTCCACCTATTCTTAATCCAGGCTTTGTCAGAACGACTGCATGAGGCCCGTCAGTCATATTCCCATCAATGAATTGCCCACACTGTGATTGAACTTCACCAGGGAGGTGTGTTTGCCCTGCTCCATTTCAGGTTTTTTCCTCACCATCAGAAGTTCTTGGTACAGGTTGGACTGTAGAAAACGTGAATAACTGTCACTtttcatcagcttttagatgtggTCCTATCCTATGCTTCTTCATAGCTGTGATGTCCAGGGTCATTCAGGTTTTGACTGGTGCATTTGTAGCTGTGGGAGTCCAGGTTGATAGAGCTGGCCACTCCATCTGCCCAGATGCCCTGCGGCCTCTGTGCAACTTCCTGTTGAGCCCCCTTCTTTAACCCCTGTACAACCAGCCAGCACCTGAGCTTTTCTGGGCTAAATTCTGATTCTAGAAACTTGTCCTGCTGGATATTTTAAGGCCTCCTCCAGGGAGAAGCCCCACTTCACCCTCTTCTTACTGGGCTCCTTACTAGCCTCCAAATCCCAGAAAGTAGAGTCATCGCTGGTCCAGGGGTTGGATGGTTCTGGTGATGTCAAATGGGTCATACTCCAAGTACTGCTCAGTGTATGACAGAAGACAGAGGAAAGAAGAGAACGAGGCATTAGTTTGTCATATTTTTAGAGACAACAGTGACATGCTGACCATTAGAGATTGTTAATGAAAAAATTAATAGTGAGCTACATCGTTTTCTGCAATAAATCCTCAGGTTGTATGAAGGTgagaagaaaatacattttctctCTATAGCAGCAATATCCTTCCAACCCTGCAGTACATAAAGTTCATTATATGTAGTTATaactttttaatttacattttacaatacACGAGAATGTGAGCtatatatgtaaaaataaaaaacatacatataaaaaaatgcAGATACTTCATTCACTTGTTTTTGACGCTTCAATGAGTTCTTttgcaaatgtttgtaaaggcagcCTGCTTCATTAGGTgattgattttatacacctctGTCAATGGGATTGAAGAGTGTGGATTTTAACTTACACGCTGTTTTTGTGTACATATTTCCAGCTCTTATGGTGAAAATGAGGATTTATTGCCATTAAACCTAAAAATTCATCAGTAAAGTGTCATCCTTAACTGGGGGGAAGCGGCTGCTTCAGtatataaaactgaatttgtATTGTGTAACACAGCTTATTGGTCTTTTTTAGGTGGAAACACCTCTTCCTAATGTGAGTGAGTTAAGCTTCTACCTGGAGCAAGCTGGAGTGGGTTTGGGCAGAGATGAGATGCAGAGAATTTTTCTTGCTCTCAAGCAGCTTGTTGAGTCACAGCCGCTGTTGCACTGCCGACTATGGGGCAAGATTTTGGGAACAGAGAACAGCTATATTGTTGCTGAAGCTGTTGTTGAAGGGGACGACCATAGCGTCAATGAACCAGCTGAAGAAGAGGAGCGAGAGGTTGATACTCAGGAGAATGAGGTGAGGAAGTAAAAAGTGTGATATTAAAAATGAATTGGACCTGCTTGTAATAAAGAgtagtaaaaagaaacacattccTACTTTTTACACTGTTACACTCCTCTGCCTTTGCATGTCATCTGCTCCATCGCAACATAAACTTCATTTACTTTTGATACCAGGTACTTTactgtttttttccacaacaaAGTACCTCCTCAATACTGGGGAGCTCTATCACGATAACAGTACTAGACGACAGTGAATCATATTAACACAGCACTCTGTGTTATTatgatatacaatatatactaTATACTGTAATATCacaaacaatacaatgataaaaaaaaaatggtacaaacaaaaaaatacaaaaacagttGTAAAAATGAAGTTATGGAGCTGAGAGAAAGGGTAGGAGCTACTTCCCCACCCTATTTTTTCACAAAGTATTGAAGTAAAATTAATTGGTGAATTATTAATTTAGTcaaaatgtgcttttattttcagaTAGATCAACTTCCTCAGTCGACCTATAAACCCCCATCAGTTGTGCCAAAGGAAGCCACAGGAACAGGTGCTAATAAGTTTGTTTACTACGTGTGCAATGAGCCTGGTCTCCCTTGGGTAAAGTTACCTTCAGTCAGTCCTGCACAGGTCACTGCTGCTCGACAGATCCGCAAATTTTTCACTGGGAAGCTGGACACCCCAATTGTGAGCTACCCACCTTTTCCTGGGAATGAAGCTAACTATTTACGAGCACAGATTGCCCGAATCTCTGCTGGCACACAGGTAAGCCCTCAAGGCTTCTACCAGGTTCTAGAGGAAGAAGGTGATGAGGAAGATGAAGTATCCCAGAGCAACTATGAACCAAATCCAGACTTTGAGGGTATTCCAGCTGCTGAAATGGCTGAGTCTTTGTCTAACTGGGTGCATCATGTTCAACACATCTTGCTGCAGGTAAGAGTCTGATCAGACAAGGTTCATGGGCATTCTTTCAGCTTATGAGTGTGTCTGGATTtgtccatccatcttcttcagGGTCGCAGTGAGGCTGGAGCCTCTATCGCCTTTAtataatgtgtaaaaaaaattgattttagGGTCGCTGTACATGGGTGAACTTGGCAGTAAAACCAGGAGATGAATCTAATGAGGAGGGAGAAGCTGATGAGAAGGAAGAAGAGCCTGATGAGCCAGAGCCAGAGGTTGGACCCCCTATGTTTACGCCCATCTCCCAAGATGCAGGTCAGTCTTTGACTTTGGACACTTTTCAGCCAAACCACTAGTTTAGTTTCTCACACTGATGAGAAGGTCATAATGTTGCCCAAAATTTCAATCAGCATACATATAATCAgcaaatatgaaggcatgccggctcggacgtcgcccggatca belongs to Oreochromis niloticus isolate F11D_XX linkage group LG17, O_niloticus_UMD_NMBU, whole genome shotgun sequence and includes:
- the dohh gene encoding deoxyhypusine hydroxylase, coding for MATVEKIGSIGQELVDPRQDLTKRFRALFTLRNLGGAEAIEWISKAFADESALLKHELAYCLGQMQDKRAIPTLTAVLKDKQQEPMVRHEAGEALGAIGDSAVLDLLKEYSQDPVIEVAETCQLAVQRLEWLQSGGEKTLQDGHTDKNPYCSVDPAPPAARKSVPELRSALLDESLPLFDRYRAMFALRNLGTEEAVLALGDGLQCSSALFRHEIGYVLGQMQHPAAVPALRAALERSNENPMVRHEAAEALGSIGKDECLAVLQRYREDQERVVKESCEVALDMLEYENSGQFQYADGLVRLQG
- the rsph4a gene encoding radial spoke head protein 6 homolog A isoform X1; translation: MDGKERVQSAAAFKSYMLKNSTKSNLNLYDHLTRLLMKLMDEQPHNAVDVIEDMSSDVKRGLLEEMQSTLQDLPETTADAELAEQQRLLFTRPKDVDHEEELVETPLPNVSELSFYLEQAGVGLGRDEMQRIFLALKQLVESQPLLHCRLWGKILGTENSYIVAEAVVEGDDHSVNEPAEEEEREVDTQENEIDQLPQSTYKPPSVVPKEATGTGANKFVYYVCNEPGLPWVKLPSVSPAQVTAARQIRKFFTGKLDTPIVSYPPFPGNEANYLRAQIARISAGTQVSPQGFYQVLEEEGDEEDEVSQSNYEPNPDFEGIPAAEMAESLSNWVHHVQHILLQGRCTWVNLAVKPGDESNEEGEADEKEEEPDEPEPEVGPPMFTPISQDAEMFNTPPWSLSLSSTLTSQHAVAVLRSNLWPGAYAYACGKKFDNIYIGWGLKYTGGGYTPPVLPLPQKEYPSVPEITEALDPSLEEEQALKEALEEQQAVREEMEATDEEEEEEDD
- the rsph4a gene encoding radial spoke head protein 6 homolog A isoform X2 — translated: MKLMDEQPHNAVDVIEDMSSDVKRGLLEEMQSTLQDLPETTADAELAEQQRLLFTRPKDVDHEEELVETPLPNVSELSFYLEQAGVGLGRDEMQRIFLALKQLVESQPLLHCRLWGKILGTENSYIVAEAVVEGDDHSVNEPAEEEEREVDTQENEIDQLPQSTYKPPSVVPKEATGTGANKFVYYVCNEPGLPWVKLPSVSPAQVTAARQIRKFFTGKLDTPIVSYPPFPGNEANYLRAQIARISAGTQVSPQGFYQVLEEEGDEEDEVSQSNYEPNPDFEGIPAAEMAESLSNWVHHVQHILLQGRCTWVNLAVKPGDESNEEGEADEKEEEPDEPEPEVGPPMFTPISQDAEMFNTPPWSLSLSSTLTSQHAVAVLRSNLWPGAYAYACGKKFDNIYIGWGLKYTGGGYTPPVLPLPQKEYPSVPEITEALDPSLEEEQALKEALEEQQAVREEMEATDEEEEEEDD